In Blastopirellula sediminis, the following proteins share a genomic window:
- a CDS encoding DUF885 family protein — translation MSYSGRLRLAAVSCLLLCAASTFAQRPAAYKLEIRPHWFAGDAYCWYKNDLADGKSEYVLVDAEKGERRAAFDHARLATALAAAGVNNAAADRLPLQRLFFSDDAQQIFFQAGDKSWNCDLTTYALTPADAALFKTEQETERRMTRSPSEHSESSMTLTFRNRLNEPVEILWIDTSGSPAPYGILGPGEERAQQTYAGHVWEARTLKGEVVSIFKAARDATTATIQRTERRFRGGPSRGDRTPRDRSPDGKWTASIRDGNVILRNAESGEETALTSDGDVQVSYGQLQWSPDSQTLIAMKITPGDRTEVHRVESSPKEGGQARLHTDRYPLPGDKFDAFKLHLFDVAKKQEIPCDADAVDFGMPRLRFHGETATYEQVDRGHQRFRLVEINLRTGGVRNLVDEKSKTFIWTIHTEGNGVRPITWLGDDEFIYCSEQDGWRHLYLYDAKSGQLKNQITKGEWVVRGIDRIDEESRQMWFHASGMNAGQDPYFVQYYRINLDGTGLTALTDGNGTHDIHYSPTSKYLIDRYSRVDMPPKHELRRASDGSLVCALEEGDISQLLADGLRLPQAFVAKGRDGQTDIWGNIYLPRDYDPIKKYPVIEDIYAGPHDFHTPKNFSTREYYRDLHDLGFIVVKLDGMGTAGRSKAFHDVCFHNLKDAGFPDRIAWLKAVAEKEPGLDLSRVGIYGTSAGGQNAAAAVLFHPDFYKVAVASCGCHDNRMDKASWNEQWMGYPVGPQYSACSNIDNAAKLQGSLMLIVGEMDSNVPPESTLRFADALIKADKDFDLLVIPGLGHSDGGSYGRRRRNQFFVEHLLDEKRPNHNAQTKAPQPDYAIDWKRIEGAANRVGRLTERFNADQGSLRRRYTLRESPARQQRMLSFYSDWLKKLDAYDVKNLTPEEQEPFAHLRGEVASRLDEVANDQRDSTELAELFPFAPTIIPLVEARQAFEKIDPQQAAADVVRIAEQTEMARQQIAPKLASYEPRQVVSAYHRAMRLQAALLEWYQFYDSYDPLFTWWVKQPMADAEAKLTAYVELLKSAAPEQKENDVKMASPAPDDAALQAIVAAAPAVQDAPAMEPLLAPPVGRLEAAIRVYRQDASHWGGRRNKEMSDSERAAMFAQWRETLDQFQFESLSHDEQIDYVLFKNELDYQIQLADLKSRGVDTLGSESADESGIKGIPVGRERLLLELQHEMIPYSPEQLMEIAEQEYAWCRAEILKASREMGCGDDWQAAVEKVKRMHVAPGEQPQLIKMLSDEAIAFLKEQELMSIPPLAEETWRMEMMTPERQLVNPFFTGGEVISVSFPTDTMTHKDKLQSLRGNNIPFARATVHHELIPGHHMQGFMNDRYRSYRETFRTPFWLEGWALYWEMLLYDKGFPKSPEDRIGFLVWRSHRCARITFSLGFHLGKLTPQQCVDLLVARVGFEPANAAAEVRRSVGTGYPPLYQAGYMLGGLQFRSLHRQLVDSGQMTDRQFHDAIMQQNFAPVSLVRDILMQKELTAEYRPAWNYYEFEKTETAAN, via the coding sequence ATGTCGTATTCGGGAAGACTGCGTCTGGCCGCAGTTAGTTGTCTGTTACTTTGCGCCGCTTCGACATTCGCCCAACGTCCGGCCGCTTACAAGCTTGAGATTCGCCCTCACTGGTTCGCCGGCGACGCCTACTGCTGGTACAAGAACGATCTCGCCGACGGCAAATCAGAGTACGTGCTGGTCGACGCCGAGAAAGGGGAGCGCCGCGCGGCGTTCGATCATGCTCGCCTCGCGACCGCGCTCGCTGCGGCCGGCGTTAACAACGCCGCGGCCGATCGGTTGCCGCTACAACGACTTTTCTTTTCCGACGACGCACAACAGATCTTCTTCCAGGCGGGGGACAAATCGTGGAACTGCGACCTGACGACCTACGCGCTGACCCCGGCCGACGCCGCACTGTTTAAGACTGAACAAGAAACCGAACGCCGCATGACGCGCTCTCCGAGCGAACACTCGGAATCGTCGATGACGTTGACGTTTCGTAATCGTCTCAACGAACCCGTGGAGATCCTCTGGATCGACACCTCAGGCAGCCCCGCGCCGTACGGTATCCTCGGTCCTGGCGAAGAGCGGGCGCAACAGACCTACGCGGGACACGTCTGGGAAGCGCGGACGCTCAAGGGAGAAGTCGTCTCCATCTTCAAAGCGGCGCGTGATGCGACCACCGCGACCATCCAGCGTACCGAGCGTCGCTTTCGGGGTGGTCCCTCACGCGGCGATCGTACGCCGCGCGACCGTTCTCCCGATGGTAAGTGGACGGCGTCGATTCGCGATGGCAACGTGATTCTTCGCAATGCCGAAAGCGGCGAAGAGACGGCCCTCACCTCCGACGGAGACGTCCAGGTTTCGTACGGTCAGTTGCAATGGTCGCCTGACTCGCAGACGCTGATCGCGATGAAGATCACCCCTGGCGATCGAACGGAAGTCCATCGCGTCGAGTCTTCTCCCAAGGAAGGTGGTCAGGCCCGACTGCATACCGATCGTTATCCTCTTCCCGGCGACAAGTTCGACGCGTTCAAACTGCACCTGTTTGACGTCGCCAAAAAGCAGGAGATCCCCTGCGACGCCGATGCGGTCGACTTCGGCATGCCGCGGCTCCGCTTTCATGGCGAAACGGCGACCTACGAGCAAGTCGATCGCGGGCACCAACGTTTCCGCCTGGTCGAAATCAACTTGCGGACCGGCGGCGTTCGCAATCTGGTGGACGAAAAATCGAAGACGTTCATCTGGACGATTCATACCGAAGGGAATGGCGTTCGCCCGATCACGTGGCTCGGCGATGATGAGTTCATCTACTGCTCCGAACAAGATGGCTGGCGGCATCTCTATCTGTACGACGCCAAGTCGGGCCAGCTGAAAAACCAAATCACCAAAGGAGAGTGGGTCGTTCGCGGCATCGATCGGATCGACGAAGAGTCGCGACAAATGTGGTTTCACGCCAGCGGCATGAACGCGGGACAAGATCCCTACTTCGTGCAATACTACCGCATCAATCTCGACGGAACCGGCCTGACGGCGCTGACCGACGGGAACGGCACGCACGATATTCACTACTCGCCAACCAGCAAGTATCTGATCGATCGCTACTCGCGCGTCGACATGCCGCCGAAGCACGAGCTGCGCCGTGCGAGCGACGGGTCGCTCGTCTGTGCGCTCGAAGAGGGAGACATTTCGCAGCTGCTTGCGGATGGCCTCCGACTACCGCAGGCGTTCGTCGCCAAAGGACGTGACGGCCAGACCGACATCTGGGGCAACATCTACTTGCCGCGCGACTACGATCCGATCAAGAAGTACCCGGTGATCGAAGACATCTACGCCGGACCGCATGACTTTCACACTCCCAAGAACTTTAGCACGCGGGAATACTATCGCGATTTGCATGACCTCGGTTTCATCGTCGTGAAGCTCGACGGGATGGGAACCGCCGGTCGCTCGAAAGCGTTTCATGACGTTTGCTTTCATAACCTGAAAGACGCCGGCTTCCCGGATCGCATCGCGTGGTTGAAAGCGGTCGCCGAAAAAGAGCCGGGGCTCGATCTGTCGCGCGTCGGCATCTACGGCACCTCGGCCGGCGGACAGAACGCCGCTGCGGCGGTGCTGTTCCATCCCGACTTCTACAAGGTCGCCGTCGCGTCATGCGGGTGTCATGACAACCGGATGGATAAGGCTTCGTGGAACGAACAATGGATGGGCTATCCGGTCGGTCCGCAGTACTCGGCCTGCTCGAACATCGACAACGCCGCCAAGCTGCAAGGTTCGCTGATGCTGATCGTCGGCGAGATGGATAGCAACGTTCCGCCGGAGTCGACGCTTCGTTTCGCCGATGCGCTAATCAAAGCGGACAAAGATTTCGATCTGTTGGTCATCCCAGGCCTGGGACATTCGGATGGCGGTTCCTACGGCCGCCGTCGTCGCAATCAGTTCTTTGTCGAACATCTGCTCGACGAGAAACGTCCCAACCACAACGCCCAGACGAAAGCCCCGCAGCCGGACTATGCGATCGACTGGAAGCGAATCGAAGGCGCCGCCAATCGGGTCGGCCGGCTCACCGAACGTTTCAATGCGGACCAGGGAAGCCTCCGTCGCCGCTACACGCTCCGCGAATCTCCCGCTCGTCAGCAGCGGATGCTCAGTTTCTACAGCGATTGGCTGAAAAAGCTCGACGCGTACGACGTGAAGAACCTGACGCCGGAAGAACAGGAGCCATTCGCCCACTTGCGTGGCGAAGTCGCCTCTCGCTTGGACGAAGTCGCCAACGACCAGCGTGATTCGACCGAGTTGGCGGAGCTCTTCCCCTTCGCCCCGACGATCATTCCGCTGGTCGAAGCCCGGCAAGCGTTTGAAAAAATCGATCCGCAACAAGCGGCGGCCGACGTCGTGCGCATCGCCGAGCAAACCGAAATGGCCCGTCAGCAAATCGCTCCCAAGTTGGCTTCGTACGAACCGCGACAGGTCGTCTCGGCCTATCACCGCGCGATGCGATTGCAAGCGGCGCTGTTGGAATGGTATCAATTCTACGACAGCTACGATCCGCTCTTCACCTGGTGGGTGAAACAGCCGATGGCCGACGCTGAGGCGAAACTGACCGCCTACGTCGAATTGTTGAAATCGGCTGCGCCGGAACAAAAAGAGAACGACGTGAAAATGGCGAGCCCTGCGCCGGACGATGCAGCCCTGCAAGCGATTGTCGCCGCCGCTCCGGCGGTGCAAGACGCACCGGCGATGGAGCCGCTCTTGGCGCCGCCGGTCGGACGTCTGGAAGCGGCGATTCGCGTCTATCGCCAAGACGCTTCACACTGGGGCGGGCGACGCAACAAGGAGATGAGCGACAGCGAACGTGCGGCGATGTTCGCCCAGTGGCGGGAAACGCTCGATCAATTCCAATTCGAAAGCCTCTCGCATGACGAGCAGATCGACTACGTCCTCTTCAAGAATGAACTCGACTATCAAATCCAACTCGCTGATCTAAAGAGCCGCGGCGTCGATACGCTTGGTTCGGAAAGCGCTGACGAAAGCGGCATCAAGGGAATCCCCGTTGGACGCGAGCGACTGTTGCTCGAACTGCAGCACGAGATGATTCCCTACTCGCCCGAACAATTGATGGAAATCGCTGAGCAGGAATATGCCTGGTGCCGCGCTGAGATTTTGAAGGCGTCGCGCGAGATGGGCTGCGGCGACGATTGGCAAGCGGCGGTCGAGAAGGTGAAGCGGATGCATGTCGCCCCTGGCGAGCAGCCGCAGTTGATCAAGATGCTCTCTGACGAAGCGATCGCGTTTTTGAAAGAGCAGGAGCTGATGTCGATTCCGCCGCTCGCCGAAGAGACCTGGCGGATGGAAATGATGACGCCGGAGCGGCAGCTCGTGAATCCCTTCTTCACCGGCGGCGAAGTGATCAGCGTGTCGTTTCCGACCGACACGATGACGCACAAAGACAAGCTGCAAAGCCTGCGCGGCAACAACATCCCGTTCGCCCGCGCGACTGTCCATCACGAACTGATCCCTGGCCATCACATGCAGGGCTTCATGAACGATCGCTATCGCTCCTATCGCGAAACGTTCCGCACGCCCTTCTGGCTAGAAGGCTGGGCGCTCTACTGGGAAATGCTCCTCTACGACAAGGGCTTTCCCAAGTCGCCTGAAGATCGGATCGGCTTCCTGGTCTGGCGTTCGCATCGTTGTGCGCGAATCACCTTCTCGCTCGGCTTTCACCTGGGCAAGCTGACGCCGCAGCAATGCGTCGATCTGCTGGTCGCGCGAGTTGGCTTTGAACCAGCGAACGCCGCGGCCGAAGTGCGGCGTTCGGTCGGAACCGGCTATCCGCCTCTTTACCAGGCAGGCTACATGCTCGGCGGCTTGCAGTTCCGTTCGCTCCATCGCCAGCTGGTCGATTCAGGCCAGATGACCGATCGCCAGTTCCACGACGCAATCATGCAGCAGAACTTCGCCCCGGTCTCGCTAGTCCGCGACATCCTGATGCAAAAAGAACTGACCGCCGAATATCGCCCGGCGTGGAATTACTACGAGTTCGAGAAAACGGAAACGGCGGCGAATTAA
- a CDS encoding NPCBM/NEW2 domain-containing protein, giving the protein MLRTKIVAFCTPFVITLASLVAAADPTPQEEIDLLVPQAMKILEKWEQEEPVAGNRKLHVVYWTPNDREPAPLYRERLSAILLDIQNFYATEMKRLGFGERTIQFDLKEDGLVNIHVVTGEGPYAQYDTPDGRRIRQECVPPLREAGINPDEETIVIFCNMSNWNPEERTIRQNSPYYASGTPTGGNAWQVDSPILDLQSLSNKGDNVRDGQYGNISIGKYNSIFIGGVCHELGHALGLPHCQQRPDEQQMFGTALMGSGNRSYGDNLRGEGRGTFLTLANGLKLASHPQFSGSIKGLSAKSDAKVDIVKVEEVDGAVQLTGRVTANPPPYAVLGYLDPDGHSNYDAFTAVAVPNEAGEFTLRYRPLKPNFHGRIRIDVCQVNGAASTYAGDSSRWGFDLTTDGKGKPQLHTIQQKLELTLLIEAVKSRDKKQIAEICEKLQGSGDSLVAEVAKRLAAPREAKRPHISPLYVPKEVTEVPLSDCQPETAHVGYGPPAYDHAPNDQLLLEARGRIFRHGIWAHAPAQHTYDLGGAWQNFSGTVGIAGTRGSVVFVINADGKELYRSPKIEPGRLHDFWVEVVDVARLELVVEDGGDGKDNDWAMWLEPVLGR; this is encoded by the coding sequence ATGCTGCGAACCAAGATTGTCGCGTTTTGCACTCCGTTTGTTATCACCCTCGCGTCGCTGGTCGCGGCCGCTGATCCGACTCCGCAAGAGGAGATTGACCTGCTCGTTCCCCAGGCGATGAAGATCCTGGAGAAGTGGGAGCAAGAAGAACCGGTCGCCGGCAATCGCAAGCTGCACGTCGTCTACTGGACTCCCAACGATCGCGAACCGGCCCCGCTCTATCGCGAGCGTCTGTCGGCGATCCTGCTCGATATCCAAAACTTCTACGCAACCGAGATGAAGCGACTCGGGTTCGGCGAGCGGACGATTCAGTTTGATCTGAAAGAGGACGGCCTGGTTAACATTCATGTCGTGACGGGGGAAGGTCCTTACGCTCAATACGACACGCCCGATGGTCGACGCATTCGCCAAGAGTGCGTTCCTCCTCTGCGTGAGGCCGGAATCAATCCGGACGAAGAGACGATCGTCATCTTCTGCAACATGTCGAACTGGAATCCGGAAGAGCGGACCATTCGCCAGAACAGTCCCTACTACGCTAGCGGAACGCCGACTGGCGGCAACGCGTGGCAAGTCGATTCGCCGATTCTCGACTTGCAGTCGCTTTCCAACAAAGGAGACAACGTTCGCGACGGTCAGTACGGAAACATCTCGATCGGCAAGTACAACTCAATTTTCATCGGCGGCGTCTGCCATGAACTGGGACATGCGCTGGGACTCCCCCACTGTCAGCAGCGTCCGGACGAACAGCAGATGTTCGGCACCGCGCTGATGGGATCGGGCAATCGCAGCTACGGCGACAACCTTCGCGGCGAAGGTCGCGGCACCTTCTTGACGTTGGCCAATGGCTTGAAGTTGGCTTCGCACCCGCAGTTTTCCGGTTCGATCAAAGGACTCAGCGCGAAGAGCGACGCGAAGGTCGACATCGTCAAGGTTGAAGAAGTGGACGGCGCGGTGCAACTGACCGGTCGCGTTACGGCGAATCCGCCCCCCTATGCCGTGCTCGGATATCTCGATCCGGACGGACATAGCAACTATGACGCGTTCACCGCGGTCGCCGTGCCGAACGAAGCGGGCGAGTTCACGTTGCGCTATCGTCCGCTGAAGCCGAATTTTCACGGCCGGATTCGGATCGACGTCTGCCAGGTGAACGGCGCCGCTTCGACCTATGCCGGCGACAGCTCGCGTTGGGGCTTTGACCTGACGACCGATGGAAAAGGGAAGCCGCAGCTGCACACGATCCAGCAAAAGCTGGAACTGACGCTGCTGATCGAAGCGGTCAAGTCGCGCGACAAGAAGCAGATTGCTGAGATTTGCGAGAAGCTGCAAGGCTCTGGCGACTCGCTGGTCGCCGAAGTCGCCAAGCGTTTGGCGGCGCCGCGCGAAGCGAAACGTCCCCACATCTCGCCTCTCTACGTGCCGAAGGAAGTGACCGAAGTTCCGCTTTCCGATTGCCAACCGGAGACGGCGCATGTCGGCTATGGTCCTCCCGCCTACGATCACGCTCCAAACGATCAACTGCTGCTGGAAGCTCGCGGCCGAATTTTCCGCCACGGCATTTGGGCGCATGCTCCGGCGCAGCATACGTACGACCTGGGAGGCGCCTGGCAGAATTTCTCGGGAACGGTCGGCATCGCCGGAACGCGCGGCTCGGTCGTCTTCGTGATCAACGCCGACGGCAAAGAACTCTACCGCAGCCCAAAGATCGAACCAGGGCGGCTACATGACTTCTGGGTCGAAGTGGTCGACGTCGCACGGCTGGAACTGGTCGTCGAAGATGGCGGCGACGGCAAGGACAACGACTGGGCGATGTGGCTCGAGCCGGTTCTGGGACGTTAG
- a CDS encoding slipin family protein, giving the protein MTTMKFYQQVLIQTYEAGLHFVDGEFVGVLAPGRHRLFGILRKQQVDVVSRRDPWLRHDKLDVIARSGKLGDQAVVIDLTEHERAIVMIDGRFDRILKPGLYVYWNGQRKVEIERYDARDVRLQRNHLSRIAREPLVRAALDVCEVQRFHRGVLFYDGKYVETLEPGVYAFWRETVDARVVEIDLREQTLDVAGQEIMTADKVTLRLNLVATYRVVDPLKAAAATIDVAQALYRETQLAARAVIGARELDVFLAEKENVADEIAAITRRRAETLGLELITVGVRDVILPGEMKDLLNKVTQAKKAAEANLIFRREETAAMRSQANTARLLAENPTLMRLRELEVLEKIAAEGKLNVVVGERGLADRIVNLL; this is encoded by the coding sequence ATGACGACCATGAAATTCTACCAGCAAGTTCTCATTCAAACCTACGAAGCGGGTCTGCACTTTGTCGACGGCGAGTTTGTCGGCGTGCTCGCCCCAGGTCGTCATCGACTGTTTGGAATCCTCCGCAAGCAGCAAGTTGACGTCGTCTCGCGCCGCGATCCGTGGCTGCGTCACGACAAGCTCGACGTCATCGCGCGTAGCGGCAAGCTAGGCGACCAGGCGGTCGTCATTGACTTGACCGAACACGAGCGGGCGATCGTCATGATCGACGGTCGTTTCGACCGGATCCTGAAGCCAGGCCTGTACGTCTACTGGAATGGTCAGCGGAAGGTCGAGATCGAGCGCTACGACGCGCGGGATGTTCGTCTGCAGCGCAACCACCTATCGCGCATTGCGCGGGAGCCGTTGGTTCGCGCGGCGCTCGACGTCTGCGAAGTGCAGCGGTTCCACCGGGGCGTGCTGTTCTACGACGGTAAGTACGTAGAGACGCTGGAGCCTGGCGTCTATGCGTTCTGGCGCGAAACGGTCGACGCTCGCGTCGTCGAGATCGATCTGCGTGAGCAAACGCTTGACGTCGCAGGTCAAGAGATCATGACGGCCGACAAGGTGACGTTGCGGCTGAACCTGGTTGCGACCTACCGCGTGGTCGATCCGCTGAAGGCGGCGGCTGCGACGATTGACGTAGCGCAGGCCCTGTACCGCGAAACGCAGCTGGCCGCACGGGCGGTCATCGGCGCTCGCGAGCTGGACGTCTTCTTGGCGGAGAAGGAAAACGTCGCCGATGAGATCGCCGCGATTACGCGCCGCCGGGCCGAAACGCTCGGTTTGGAGCTGATCACGGTCGGCGTCCGGGACGTGATTCTGCCTGGCGAGATGAAGGACCTGCTGAACAAGGTGACGCAGGCCAAGAAGGCGGCGGAAGCGAACCTGATCTTCCGACGGGAAGAGACGGCCGCAATGCGCAGCCAGGCGAACACCGCACGGCTATTGGCCGAGAACCCAACGCTCATGCGGCTGCGTGAGCTGGAGGTCTTGGAGAAGATCGCCGCCGAGGGCAAGTTGAACGTCGTGGTCGGCGAACGCGGTTTGGCCGATCGGATCGTGAACCTGTTGTAA
- a CDS encoding cytochrome-c peroxidase produces MKRLLTGALAIALIAGSTTLFADKPAAKSNKVTLGDPSLTAGIPGEGPLEVADIEKYLADPANSETLEVELPYGIAAQAGNITGLDKNPMTRAKIELGRQLYFDKRLSVDQTVSCADCHHPNHGWAKETQFGVGVLGQEGNRNSPVSFNRILSGPQFWDGRAATLEDQAIGPIANPIEMGFTHDACVADLNKIPGYKLEFKKVFGDDNITIENVGKAIATFERAVVTGPAPYDYYEVQRTFENQLGDDIKFLKEDDPDLYEKYAAAVKGAKEMSQSARRGREIFFSEKGKCTACHAGANFTDELYHNLGVGMDVEKPDLGRYEITKEEKDKGAFKTPTLRNIAQTGPYMHDGSQKTLMEVVEWYAKGGHPNPYLSDKVKKLDLTEQDKKDLVAFMEALTGDFPTVETSRLPK; encoded by the coding sequence ATGAAACGCCTTCTAACGGGCGCGCTAGCGATCGCGTTGATCGCTGGTTCCACGACTCTATTTGCCGACAAACCGGCCGCGAAATCGAACAAAGTTACGCTCGGCGATCCGTCGCTGACCGCCGGCATCCCGGGCGAAGGCCCGCTGGAAGTCGCCGACATCGAAAAGTACCTCGCTGATCCCGCCAACAGCGAAACGTTGGAAGTGGAGCTTCCCTACGGCATCGCCGCTCAAGCCGGCAACATCACCGGGCTCGACAAGAACCCGATGACCCGCGCCAAGATCGAACTTGGTCGCCAGCTCTACTTCGACAAGCGTCTCTCGGTCGATCAAACGGTCAGCTGCGCCGATTGCCATCATCCGAACCATGGCTGGGCGAAGGAAACGCAATTTGGCGTCGGCGTCTTGGGTCAGGAAGGGAATCGCAACTCCCCGGTCAGCTTCAACCGCATCTTGAGCGGTCCGCAGTTCTGGGACGGCCGCGCTGCGACGCTTGAAGACCAAGCGATCGGACCGATCGCCAACCCGATCGAAATGGGCTTTACGCATGACGCCTGCGTCGCCGATCTGAACAAGATCCCCGGCTACAAGTTGGAGTTCAAGAAGGTCTTTGGCGACGACAACATCACGATCGAAAACGTCGGCAAAGCGATTGCGACGTTTGAACGAGCCGTCGTCACCGGTCCGGCGCCGTACGATTACTACGAAGTGCAGCGCACCTTCGAGAACCAACTTGGCGACGACATCAAGTTCCTGAAGGAAGATGATCCGGATCTGTACGAAAAGTATGCCGCCGCCGTGAAAGGCGCCAAGGAGATGTCCCAGTCGGCTCGCCGCGGTCGCGAGATCTTCTTCAGCGAAAAAGGAAAGTGCACCGCGTGTCACGCCGGCGCTAACTTTACCGACGAGCTGTATCACAACCTGGGCGTTGGGATGGACGTCGAAAAGCCGGATCTCGGCCGCTATGAAATCACCAAGGAAGAAAAGGACAAAGGCGCCTTCAAGACCCCGACCCTGCGTAACATTGCTCAGACCGGCCCGTACATGCATGACGGCAGCCAGAAGACGCTGATGGAAGTGGTCGAATGGTACGCCAAGGGAGGCCACCCGAATCCGTACCTGAGCGACAAGGTGAAGAAGCTCGACCTGACCGAACAGGACAAGAAGGACCTGGTCGCGTTCATGGAAGCGTTGACCGGCGATTTCCCCACGGTCGAAACCAGTCGCTTGCCGAAGTAG
- a CDS encoding peroxiredoxin, which translates to MSVLVTKEAPDFKATAVTETGEFKEVSISDYKGQYVLLFFYPLDFTFVCPTEIIAFSDRIEDFKALGVQVLGCSIDSHFSHLAWRNTPRGEGGIGDIQYPLIADLDKSIATKYDVLLPGGIALRGLFLIDKNGVVRHQVVNDLPLGRSVDEALRMVKALQFFEINGEVCPANWKEGARTIKPTVNDSKEFFGAEYAG; encoded by the coding sequence ATGAGCGTATTGGTCACGAAAGAAGCCCCCGATTTCAAAGCCACCGCGGTGACCGAAACCGGCGAGTTCAAAGAAGTCAGCATTTCGGATTACAAGGGCCAGTACGTTCTGCTCTTCTTCTATCCGCTCGACTTCACCTTCGTCTGCCCGACGGAAATCATCGCCTTCTCGGATCGCATCGAAGACTTCAAGGCGCTCGGCGTCCAAGTTCTCGGTTGCTCGATCGACAGCCACTTCTCGCACTTGGCCTGGCGCAACACGCCTCGCGGGGAAGGGGGTATCGGCGACATTCAATACCCGCTGATCGCCGATCTCGATAAGAGCATCGCGACCAAGTACGACGTTTTGCTGCCGGGCGGCATCGCGCTTCGCGGCTTGTTCCTGATCGACAAAAACGGCGTCGTCCGTCACCAAGTGGTCAATGACCTGCCGCTGGGTCGCAGCGTCGACGAAGCGCTCCGCATGGTCAAGGCTCTGCAGTTCTTCGAAATCAACGGCGAAGTCTGCCCGGCCAACTGGAAAGAAGGCGCCCGCACGATCAAACCGACCGTGAACGATTCGAAAGAATTTTTCGGCGCCGAATACGCCGGCTAG
- a CDS encoding ADP-ribosylglycohydrolase family protein, whose protein sequence is MTNADRKIGCLLGLAVGDALGAAVEFMSPGSFPPVTKYRGNGPHRLDPGEWTDDTSMALALADSILSVGWDLNDQAERYLKWYRNGEYSVNGRCFDIGNATRAALQRYERSADGSTSGDPSSYSSGNGSIMRLAPVPMVAAALLSKDVARLVELAAESSLPTHASEQCLSACRYFALVLAGLINGEDRDVVLASDWAPLETLRKLHPLHPEVEAVAEGSFRQLHPPQIEGSGYVVKSLEAALWAMHDAADFREAVLRAVNLGDDADTTGAVCGQLAGAYWGWSGTPDDLRDGLAQSDMLLDFAQRLSETSAENF, encoded by the coding sequence ATGACGAACGCGGATCGAAAAATTGGTTGCCTGTTGGGACTCGCCGTCGGCGATGCGCTTGGCGCCGCCGTCGAATTCATGTCGCCTGGTTCTTTTCCGCCGGTTACCAAATATCGCGGAAACGGACCGCATCGACTCGATCCCGGAGAGTGGACCGACGACACGAGCATGGCGCTCGCGCTGGCCGATTCGATCTTGTCGGTCGGCTGGGATCTGAATGATCAGGCTGAGCGCTATCTGAAGTGGTATCGCAACGGCGAATACTCGGTGAACGGCCGCTGCTTCGATATTGGCAACGCGACCCGCGCGGCGCTGCAGCGTTATGAACGGAGCGCCGATGGCAGTACCAGCGGCGATCCTTCTTCGTACAGCAGCGGCAACGGATCGATCATGCGACTAGCGCCGGTGCCGATGGTCGCCGCCGCCTTGCTTTCGAAGGACGTTGCGCGTCTCGTTGAGCTGGCGGCCGAGTCGAGCTTGCCGACGCATGCCAGTGAACAATGTTTGTCGGCGTGTCGCTATTTCGCGCTCGTTCTCGCCGGCTTGATTAATGGCGAAGATCGCGACGTCGTTTTGGCGAGCGACTGGGCGCCGCTGGAGACGTTGCGCAAACTTCATCCGCTGCACCCCGAAGTAGAAGCGGTAGCGGAAGGCTCGTTCCGCCAACTTCACCCGCCGCAGATCGAAGGTAGCGGGTACGTCGTCAAATCGCTCGAAGCGGCTCTCTGGGCGATGCATGACGCCGCCGACTTTCGCGAAGCGGTCCTGCGTGCGGTCAATCTCGGCGACGACGCCGACACGACCGGCGCCGTCTGCGGACAACTAGCCGGCGCCTATTGGGGCTGGAGCGGAACGCCTGACGATTTGCGCGATGGACTGGCACAGTCCGACATGCTGCTCGACTTCGCGCAGCGACTGTCGGAAACGTCGGCCGAAAATTTCTAG